The nucleotide window TTCATGTGCGGTTGTTACACGGTGCGTCGAGCACCTTCACCACGTCATCGACGATCGCCTTACTCATATCCTGCAAATAATGCGAGGCCCAGGCATGTCGGTCTGTGTCGCGAACCATCGCCGCATCTGATGCGAGCAGTTTGGCGACATGGAGCAAGTCGGTGGCGTGGGAGAGTGCTTCGATCAACGGGGCTCCGGCGTTGATGCGGAACAAGGGTTCGTTGGTGTGGAGGGAGAAGTGGGTGAGGCCGATGGTTTTCAGGTCTTGGGGGTTGGTCATTGGGCACCTTCGGTAGCTGGGAGCTGGTGAGTTATGACCGGAGGGGCAGAAGCATAAATTTTGAACGGATTGCTGGCGTGCATCTGGAGAACTCCGATTGGTTCCTGCATCTGTTCGAGTTCTCAGGCCCGGTCGCTGAATTGGCAGCGACTGTTTGAGGTTGGCGGGCAAGGGTAGGGTGCACAATCGTAGCGACGTACTGGCCTGTGTAAGATTTTGTGTGCGGCTTGAGAGTCCGGGCAACACACCTTCCGATTCAGCCTCCGATGGTGCGGACGGCATGTTTCTCGTCCAATCTGACGGTTGAGGTAGGTATTATTGGGGATCTAAGTTCGTGATTGGCGCAGGCGCATGAGATCGAAGAGCTCCTACCTCATAAATGGAGCGAATCACAGTCGAACTGGACTGGTGAGCGCTACGTCCCGAATAGGGCCATTCCAAGCGATGGGTGAGAGTAGGAATACTACGATAAGGAAAGCTACCTGGGACAGGTAGAACGGCTCCAGCCACTGCTGCTTCAATGCGACGTAAAAAGTGTTATGGGTTACGTCGACCAAAATAATCGCTACCGTAAGCACGATTCCGGCTCTTGGCTTGATGAAAAGTAGCAGTGCGGCAAGCGGGTCAAAAAACGTAAGTGCCCCCCAGAAAATACGGCTAGCCAAGTAAGCGCTAGGTCCATATCCATAGTCCCAGAGCAATCCATGCGAAACGTCTGCACGGATGTGATTAGCGGTTGCGATGAAAAGGCAGCATGCGAACAAAATCCTGACGGCGAATGACAATCTTGGCATGGCGTTATCTACACTCGTGATCTACGCCCTGCATGATAGCGGGATCGACCAACGACGCTAGCCGTTGCAAACTGGGCAGGTGTGATGCTTACGTTAGAGATGGCGCGCAGCACCTGAATCGAGTGCCAATCCCGGGCGTACAGGCAATAAAAATCCCCGCTCTGATGGCGGGGATTTTTATGTGCAACGTTTAGCGTTACTGCGCGGCGATGCTGTAGCCGTCGAACGCGGTTTGTTGCTGAAGCGCGGTGATGATGTTCTTGCGGTTGACCGCTTGTTCGGCCCCGGCATTGTCCAGGAACGTTTCGCTTTCCAGTTCCGCTTCCTCGCCTTCGCCGACGAAAGTGAAGCCCAGGAACTCCAGCGCTTCACGGTCAACGTTCAGGCGCGAGCGCGGGGTGCGCAGGGGCAGGGTGACGCTGATGCCGTCCTTGCTGATGGTGAACACTTCGACTTCTTTCTTGGCGCGAGCCGCTTTGCTCTTGCCGCTGCTCGGGTTGCTGATGGCTTGGTGAGTCTGGTTCAGTACCTTCAGCGCCAAGCCATAGACGATTTCCTGGAACGCCGGGTCATCCTTGAAGCTCGACAGAATGCGGCTGATCGGGAATTTGCTGCTCAGGTCTTCCAGGGCGGCAATGTCGGCCGCTTCGGCGTCTTTCAATTGCTTGAGTTCGCCCATCAGTTCGTAGGCTTTATCGTCATCGAAGCTGTCGTGAGCCTGGCGAATCGCGGTGCGCAGCTCGCGGATCTGGTCGCTTTCCCGGGTGGATTGAAAAGCGTCCAGAACCATCTCGCTGATGGTCTTGGCCTGTGGCACGTGTTGTGAAAGATTGATGGAGTTTTCGTATTCCGCTTTGGACGACAAGGTGACTACGGATTCAGCGGTATTGGAATCGGACATTGAAATTTCACTACTTCTTTAACTTGGATTGAGGCGAGAAAGCACGAGGCCTTTTCAGGCCGCCTAATCTATTGGACCGAGGCTGCGTTGTCACGGATGAACAGGCGGCTGGTCAGCATTTTTGGCGAGGGCCTTTTAACCGGCAGCCATTTTGGGACGTTGCGCCTGAAGCTCCAGCAACAGCCGATAAAATTTCAGCGACCGTCCGCAGATCAATCCATAGACAAATCCCGACGCCGAAGCCTCGAACAGCAGCACCTCAAACGTAGCAGCCTGTTCCGGATGCACGTCGTCCTGATAGCCGAAGTAAAAGTTCACAGCAAAAAACAGCTGGCAGAGCACCAGCGTCTTCCAACTGCCAGGCACGATCAGCCCGGTTTCCGGATCATCCAGCTCCACGCCCTTGCGCGAAAAAAACACCAGCGCCGCGAGGCTGCCCAGCAGAAACGTGACCAACCAGCAACCCACCGAGAGCTGAGGGTTCAGCGTGAGGTTCAGTGAAAACAGGGACCATGCCAGCAGGGTCGGCGGAGTGACAAGTAATGCGGCTTTGCTTTCATGGGTCGGATAAAGCGCTTTGATCCCGAAGTAACACAACACCAAAAAAAACACGTAAACCCACAGCGGGATGTTTTGCAGGGTGATGAGCATTGCGCAGCGTTCCTTGCCGAAAAATGAAGGCCGGGATAATAGCCGTTGCTATGGCCAAAGTGGTCGACTATTTCCTCATTGCGTTCGGATTCGTCGACCGAACAGCCCATTGCTCGGCGGTCTGCTCATCCACCGGTAACGAGAAGCGAAAGGTCGCGCCGCGTCCGGGCACATCGATCAGTTCGATCTCGCGACCGTGCAATTGCAGGATCCGATGCACGATCCGCAGCCCCAGTCCGCCATCGCGCCTGGCGCCGCCAATGTTGAACGGACGCAGGAACAGACTTTCGCGCAACTCGGGGGTGATGCCGGGACCGGTGTCGCTCACGGTCACTTCGATAAAAGCCCCCTGAGGGCGGAGGCTCAGCTCGATCTCTCCA belongs to Pseudomonas sp. B21-015 and includes:
- a CDS encoding DUF3077 domain-containing protein, whose translation is MTNPQDLKTIGLTHFSLHTNEPLFRINAGAPLIEALSHATDLLHVAKLLASDAAMVRDTDRHAWASHYLQDMSKAIVDDVVKVLDAPCNNRT